A genome region from Dolichospermum compactum NIES-806 includes the following:
- a CDS encoding M16 family metallopeptidase, with protein MLRLDLKSKKFHFFKGQRFVFTLVIVAACLLVNLNFSWAATTAKHYDELQFPPVSAIKLPKYERYVLKNGLVVYLMEDHELPLVNGTALIRTGSRWEQSEKAGLATLVGSTLRSGGTQKHSADKLNEILEQRAASVETDMGEAAGSASFEALTEDVDMVFGLFTEVLREPAFAQEKLDVDKTQIRGSIARRNDNPNSIASRELRKLIYGQESPYARTVEYATLDKISRDDLQKFYQQYFHPNKIILGIVGDFNAQKMRSLIQAKLGDWKPNPQIAKTQLPQVTQANLGGVYFVNQPHLTQSSVLIGHLGGKFDNPDYPALDVMNSVLNGFGGRLFNELRSRQGLAYSVYGMWSPRFDYPGTFVAGGQTRTETTVQFIKSLETEIKRLQTANITVQELNKAKDSTLNSFVFNFQDPSQTLSRLMRYEYYGYPADFLFRYQKAITSTTTADVKRVAQKYLKPENLVTLVVGNQADMKQPLTNLAAKVTTIDITIPSAQPAAKN; from the coding sequence ATGTTGAGGTTAGATTTGAAAAGCAAAAAATTCCACTTTTTTAAGGGACAAAGATTTGTTTTTACATTGGTGATTGTTGCTGCTTGTTTGCTCGTAAATTTGAATTTTTCTTGGGCAGCAACCACAGCAAAGCATTACGATGAATTACAATTTCCGCCAGTATCGGCAATCAAATTACCCAAGTATGAAAGGTATGTCCTCAAAAATGGTTTAGTAGTTTATTTGATGGAAGATCATGAACTACCATTGGTAAATGGTACAGCACTAATCAGAACAGGTAGCCGTTGGGAACAATCCGAAAAAGCAGGTTTAGCAACTTTAGTGGGTTCGACATTGCGAAGTGGTGGTACTCAAAAACATTCCGCAGATAAATTAAATGAAATTCTAGAACAACGGGCTGCCTCTGTGGAAACAGATATGGGTGAAGCGGCTGGAAGTGCTAGTTTTGAAGCTTTGACTGAAGACGTAGACATGGTATTTGGGTTATTTACAGAGGTACTCCGAGAACCGGCTTTTGCACAGGAAAAGTTGGATGTGGATAAAACTCAAATTCGCGGTAGTATTGCTCGACGCAATGATAATCCTAATAGTATTGCCAGTCGAGAGTTGAGAAAATTAATTTATGGGCAAGAAAGTCCTTATGCCCGGACAGTTGAATATGCAACGCTCGATAAAATTTCCCGTGATGATTTGCAGAAATTTTATCAACAGTATTTTCACCCCAATAAGATCATTTTAGGGATTGTGGGTGATTTTAATGCTCAAAAAATGCGATCGCTCATTCAAGCTAAATTAGGTGACTGGAAACCAAATCCGCAAATTGCCAAAACCCAACTACCACAAGTCACCCAAGCTAATTTAGGTGGTGTATATTTCGTTAATCAACCCCACCTCACCCAAAGTAGTGTTTTAATTGGTCATTTAGGCGGAAAATTCGACAATCCCGATTATCCAGCCTTAGATGTCATGAATAGCGTATTAAATGGCTTTGGGGGACGCTTATTTAATGAATTGCGATCGCGTCAAGGATTAGCTTATTCTGTATATGGAATGTGGAGTCCCCGTTTCGACTACCCAGGAACATTCGTCGCTGGAGGACAAACCCGCACCGAAACCACAGTTCAGTTTATCAAATCCCTGGAAACAGAAATTAAACGGCTACAAACCGCAAATATCACAGTCCAAGAATTAAATAAAGCCAAAGACTCCACCTTAAACTCCTTTGTCTTCAACTTTCAAGATCCTAGCCAAACATTATCCAGATTAATGCGATACGAATATTATGGTTATCCTGCCGATTTCCTCTTTCGCTATCAAAAAGCCATCACTAGCACCACAACCGCAGACGTGAAACGAGTAGCGCAGAAATACTTAAAACCAGAAAATTTAGTCACCTTAGTAGTCGGAAACCAAGCTGATATGAAACAACCCTTAACCAATTTAGCCGCCAAAGTCACTACCATAGACATTACCATTCCCAGCGCTCAACCAGCAGCCAAAAATTAA
- a CDS encoding M16 family metallopeptidase, whose amino-acid sequence MHQTILNFFMGNVKKFPFRRLLATTLALIVFGWGWIPETALALQKAPNSIQPYLEQVINRLTEFRLDNGLKFIVLERHQAPVVSFLTYADVGGIDEPDGQTGVAHFLEHLAFKGTKRIGTTDYQAEAPLLAKLENLDNQIKTAKTSGKKDEIARLETEFKSVESQALKLVKQNEMGQIVEQAGGVGLNATTSSEATRYFYSFPSNKLELWMSLESDRFLDPVFREFYKEKEVILEERRLRVENSPIGQMVEKFIDAAFKVHPYRRPVIGYDQDIRNLTPENVKNFFDAYYAPSNLTIAIVGDVNPAEVKKLAQTYFGRYQAKPKPQQKLPIEPQQTATREVTLELPTQPWYLEGYHRPAVTHPDNAVYEIIGSLLSDGRTSRLYKSLVEKQSLALNAQGSSGFPGDKYPNLIFFYALTSPGKTVDEVAIALRQEIDKLKTEPVSAVELERLKTQARAGLLRSLDSNSGMAAQLLEYEVKTGSWRNLFQQLDKIAAVTPEDIKRVAQATFTPENRIVGKLLSKQPG is encoded by the coding sequence ATGCACCAGACAATTTTAAATTTCTTCATGGGTAACGTTAAAAAATTCCCATTCCGTCGTCTATTAGCCACCACTTTGGCATTAATAGTATTTGGTTGGGGATGGATACCGGAAACAGCTTTAGCCCTGCAAAAAGCCCCAAATTCCATTCAACCTTACCTAGAACAAGTAATTAATCGTCTCACCGAATTTCGCCTGGATAATGGGCTAAAATTCATCGTTTTAGAAAGACATCAAGCCCCAGTAGTTTCCTTTCTCACCTATGCTGATGTCGGTGGCATTGATGAACCAGATGGACAAACAGGGGTAGCCCACTTTCTCGAACATCTAGCATTTAAAGGCACAAAGCGCATCGGGACTACAGACTATCAAGCCGAAGCACCACTTTTAGCCAAGTTAGAAAATTTAGATAACCAAATCAAAACCGCAAAAACTAGTGGAAAAAAAGATGAAATAGCCCGGTTAGAAACTGAATTTAAATCAGTAGAATCTCAAGCCCTGAAATTAGTTAAACAAAACGAAATGGGGCAAATAGTTGAACAAGCTGGAGGTGTGGGTTTAAATGCAACTACTTCTTCGGAAGCTACTCGCTATTTTTATAGTTTTCCCTCGAATAAATTAGAATTATGGATGTCCTTAGAATCAGATCGGTTTTTAGATCCTGTATTTCGAGAATTCTATAAAGAAAAAGAAGTAATTTTGGAAGAAAGGCGCTTACGAGTTGAAAATTCTCCTATCGGTCAGATGGTAGAAAAATTCATAGATGCTGCTTTCAAGGTTCATCCTTACCGCCGACCAGTAATTGGTTATGATCAAGATATTCGCAACTTAACACCGGAGAATGTTAAAAACTTTTTTGATGCTTATTATGCTCCTAGCAATTTAACAATTGCGATTGTCGGCGATGTCAATCCGGCTGAAGTCAAAAAACTGGCACAAACTTATTTTGGCCGTTATCAAGCTAAACCGAAACCTCAACAAAAACTACCCATAGAACCCCAGCAAACCGCCACCAGAGAAGTTACCTTAGAACTACCTACCCAACCTTGGTATTTAGAAGGTTATCATCGTCCGGCTGTTACTCATCCTGATAATGCAGTTTATGAAATAATTGGCAGTTTATTGAGTGATGGGAGAACATCAAGACTTTATAAGTCTTTAGTAGAAAAACAAAGTTTAGCTCTAAATGCTCAAGGTTCTAGTGGCTTTCCAGGAGACAAGTATCCTAATCTTATCTTCTTTTATGCTCTCACATCTCCAGGGAAAACAGTAGATGAAGTGGCGATCGCCTTACGCCAAGAAATTGATAAACTGAAAACTGAACCTGTATCTGCGGTGGAATTAGAAAGACTGAAAACCCAAGCTAGAGCCGGTTTATTACGCAGCCTTGATTCTAATTCCGGTATGGCAGCACAGTTGTTAGAATATGAAGTCAAAACCGGTTCTTGGCGCAACTTATTTCAGCAATTGGATAAAATTGCCGCTGTAACTCCTGAAGATATTAAAAGAGTAGCCCAAGCCACATTTACACCAGAAAATCGCATAGTTGGGAAGTTGTTGTCAAAACAACCAGGATAG
- a CDS encoding TetR/AcrR family transcriptional regulator has protein sequence MRIFSSPPSSEVQARTRILQAAQRLFAAKGFEGTTTRDLAQTAGVAEGTLFRHFANKKAILVEVATSGWVDILTDLLTELSEMGSYKAIAQVMQRRMWNLQKNADIMRVCFMEVQFHPDLRDRIQTEVIDKMTDVAEAFFQTAIDKGIYRQMDAKLGAKVFLGLFAIAGFSDHTLIDPNASPQEMQKMAEGLADIFLNGVLAKE, from the coding sequence ATGCGAATTTTTAGTTCTCCTCCATCATCAGAAGTACAGGCGCGTACACGCATTTTACAAGCAGCACAAAGATTATTTGCAGCCAAAGGGTTCGAGGGAACTACAACCCGTGATTTAGCACAAACCGCAGGGGTAGCTGAAGGAACTCTCTTTCGTCATTTTGCCAATAAAAAAGCAATTTTGGTGGAAGTGGCTACTAGCGGTTGGGTGGATATTCTCACGGATTTACTGACAGAACTGAGCGAAATGGGTAGCTATAAGGCGATCGCTCAAGTTATGCAGCGACGGATGTGGAATTTACAAAAAAACGCCGATATTATGCGCGTTTGCTTCATGGAAGTACAATTTCATCCAGATTTACGCGATCGCATTCAAACAGAAGTTATTGATAAAATGACAGATGTTGCTGAAGCATTTTTTCAAACCGCAATAGACAAAGGCATCTATCGTCAGATGGATGCCAAGCTTGGAGCTAAAGTATTTTTAGGTTTATTTGCGATCGCCGGTTTCTCTGATCATACCCTCATAGACCCCAACGCCTCCCCCCAAGAAATGCAAAAAATGGCGGAGGGGTTAGCGGATATCTTCCTTAACGGTGTCCTAGCGAAGGAATAG
- a CDS encoding DUF4332 domain-containing protein produces the protein MTINRATNRNLLQKSDWPVKDLPGLSAEDQAQLKNCGINTTEELIKRGKTPEERIVLAGKLQVNIHSVNKWVVLAGLARVPSVGTQYCGVLLHSGVISIAQLAQTPTHRLHRQVMRLQVATLHNRDLCPAVELVQQWSHQAQAMGN, from the coding sequence ATGACCATTAACCGTGCAACTAATAGAAATTTACTTCAAAAATCCGATTGGCCTGTCAAAGATTTACCAGGATTAAGTGCAGAAGATCAAGCTCAACTCAAAAATTGTGGCATTAATACCACAGAAGAACTAATTAAAAGAGGAAAAACTCCAGAAGAGAGAATAGTATTAGCAGGTAAATTACAGGTAAATATCCATTCTGTGAATAAATGGGTTGTTTTAGCAGGTTTAGCCCGTGTTCCCAGTGTGGGAACTCAGTATTGCGGTGTACTACTTCACTCTGGGGTTATTTCCATAGCTCAACTAGCCCAAACTCCTACTCACAGATTGCATAGACAAGTTATGCGCTTGCAAGTAGCGACATTGCATAACCGGGATTTGTGTCCAGCAGTTGAATTAGTACAACAGTGGAGTCATCAAGCGCAAGCAATGGGTAATTAG
- a CDS encoding PhzF family phenazine biosynthesis protein: MTQIITITQVDAFTNTPFKGNPAAVCVLDSPQSELWMQNIAQEMNLSETAFLVKQDDGFNLRWFTPTVEVPLCGHATLASAHVLWLQGHLLPNQEARFYTKSGILIARLENNWIQLDFPVNLSQSVESPPELSQVLGVTCKSVVQNSLGYLVELESEQLVREMQPNFQQMKTLIKADIIVTSIADSGSEYDFVSRFFAPMLGINEDPVTGAAHCCLAPFWRDKLGKDAFLAYQASSRGGVVKLYYPGKNRVFISGQAVTVMQGKLTLG; the protein is encoded by the coding sequence ATGACCCAAATTATTACTATTACTCAAGTAGACGCTTTCACTAATACTCCATTTAAAGGAAATCCTGCGGCTGTATGTGTTTTAGATAGTCCACAATCTGAATTATGGATGCAAAATATCGCCCAGGAAATGAATTTATCGGAAACCGCTTTTTTAGTTAAACAAGATGACGGTTTTAATTTGCGCTGGTTTACTCCAACGGTAGAAGTTCCCCTGTGTGGACACGCTACCTTAGCGAGCGCTCATGTATTATGGTTACAAGGGCATTTATTACCAAATCAAGAGGCGCGTTTCTATACAAAAAGTGGTATACTGATAGCTAGACTAGAAAATAATTGGATTCAGTTGGATTTTCCGGTGAATCTATCTCAATCTGTGGAATCACCTCCAGAATTAAGTCAAGTTTTAGGAGTAACTTGTAAGTCTGTTGTGCAAAATTCTCTTGGCTATTTAGTAGAATTAGAATCTGAGCAATTGGTCAGAGAAATGCAGCCGAATTTCCAGCAGATGAAAACCTTAATAAAGGCGGATATTATCGTTACTAGCATTGCTGATTCTGGTTCAGAATATGATTTTGTCTCTCGCTTTTTTGCCCCCATGTTAGGGATTAATGAAGATCCGGTAACGGGTGCGGCACATTGTTGTTTAGCCCCATTTTGGCGGGATAAATTGGGAAAAGATGCATTTTTAGCCTATCAAGCTTCTAGTCGGGGTGGAGTGGTGAAACTATACTATCCAGGTAAAAACCGCGTCTTTATATCTGGACAAGCTGTAACAGTAATGCAAGGAAAATTAACTTTAGGTTAA
- a CDS encoding acetate and sugar kinases/Hsc70/actin family protein encodes MPVEIQLLPSFKLGVKENTQLHLPTIQIVPIKSNIPHISRITCIVRGTPYQLAAKIQSSYRQFHSDTPKKIYNISQLGQNPCQLDTPLITIVDCTLKVIVEYFDSDPAGKPNLSISNHVCAECDLWFIPNLQTSSSSSTKNHPPMNTSQFDHYLHNLSQQLSEKLNEKQRKRFPGWLALDFGTSNSTVTLFDPIEVPIAEVLPREQELRLRERMAEWFNSSPDLALPDVSSGEWEKFLVDISKSLEIESDQLSEIFESDNKELFLEAIRQIELCLGTSDRFRRAVSKKLYAIYHEVFRVPTLESQNLIPVVLDIDRRSTEIPSEMEVSQLIPLKLRMGRDARDNRKKAIAQGTTVSVKEIISRFHHSPKRYFGQDRSFPIILEEDEENIQVNRLIQAAWAQLIELTEDYRQRARRRFSEGDFLTAVVTYPTVAPPVVRKEIKQLVQELGIDDVQTAYDEAVSVAIFFLWREFGGNLNIGIESFKTRCRQKGNKWSQNVLVLDIGGGTTDLALIELTLEDKTPFFADHEDRGLGGRYYKLTPKLLGSSGHLQLGGELITLRIFRLLKVAISDFLLTAVTTGDIESDKLEDLINSELNDRFLEDGKFKTGSLLKCIDKENPEGDVAFKDALDTAEKVLPTRWQQAPQRLQTFYTLWDHAEAAKLKLGQKTTTDGSLLTFTLNEQQIGELLAQSAVKFQVRSSESIYLTLDHQQFERAATSSIKEAIGIAKGLIESRLSSEPNQKVDWLILSGKTCSLDLVQQQIYEEFSQAPYFVWNPERITFVLEFTKLATSAGACYAEKLRRFRFDPEESKSLLRKGANQLEIDVKNLFYYLPCNFKRKTQSNDPLAIFSAGQELYQLAPWDTVAKVRTPWQGIQLTNIIHRQDYENGTFRLWGSFDGKILMDKLGMEEQEFLKKIKIQFEIDQALQFSVLLCRGNPHYLIDVVGIDMNSVISKSTENALFADGNLKWNIAVKNHQNNLNDGDIAINVLESATVDQPHAYHLVFAVDNNESKSMETFHYLQDGVKQPGTGLISKPLPPFPQSGQHTFYIYQTDSDTNTKKWLRIGTLSKPDIITDYPCQYHVTLDNTGILRMHAGAVPYWTSNNQECLEQEGCVYRAELELQPNEVDKERDPFCGIH; translated from the coding sequence ATGCCTGTGGAAATTCAGCTTCTACCTAGCTTTAAATTAGGTGTGAAAGAAAACACACAGTTGCATCTACCCACCATCCAAATTGTCCCTATTAAAAGCAACATTCCCCACATTTCTCGGATAACCTGCATAGTCAGAGGTACACCATATCAATTAGCAGCAAAAATTCAAAGCAGCTATAGACAATTTCACTCAGATACACCCAAAAAAATTTATAATATTTCTCAACTAGGACAAAACCCCTGTCAGTTAGATACACCTTTAATCACCATAGTGGATTGTACCTTAAAGGTAATTGTCGAATATTTTGACTCTGACCCTGCGGGAAAACCAAATTTGTCCATATCTAATCATGTATGTGCTGAATGTGATCTTTGGTTTATACCCAATTTACAAACATCATCAAGTTCATCTACAAAAAATCATCCACCCATGAATACTTCACAATTTGATCACTATTTGCATAATTTAAGTCAACAACTCAGTGAAAAACTCAACGAAAAACAAAGAAAAAGATTTCCTGGTTGGTTAGCTTTAGATTTTGGTACTTCCAATTCTACAGTAACACTTTTTGACCCCATAGAAGTTCCTATTGCTGAAGTTTTACCTAGAGAACAAGAATTAAGATTAAGAGAACGCATGGCGGAATGGTTCAATTCATCACCAGATTTAGCCTTACCAGATGTTAGTAGTGGTGAGTGGGAAAAATTCCTAGTTGACATTAGCAAAAGCTTAGAAATTGAATCAGATCAATTAAGTGAAATTTTTGAAAGCGATAACAAAGAATTATTTTTAGAAGCAATTCGGCAAATTGAATTATGTCTAGGAACAAGTGATAGATTTCGGCGGGCTGTTAGCAAAAAACTTTATGCCATATATCATGAAGTTTTTCGTGTTCCCACATTAGAATCACAAAATTTAATTCCCGTAGTTTTAGATATTGACCGACGCAGTACCGAAATTCCTAGTGAAATGGAAGTATCGCAATTAATCCCCTTAAAACTACGCATGGGTAGAGACGCAAGAGATAATAGAAAAAAAGCCATAGCCCAAGGAACAACTGTTTCAGTTAAAGAAATTATTAGCAGATTTCACCATTCACCCAAACGCTATTTTGGACAAGATCGATCTTTCCCCATTATCTTAGAAGAAGATGAAGAAAATATTCAAGTTAATCGCCTCATTCAAGCGGCTTGGGCGCAATTAATTGAATTAACAGAAGATTATCGGCAACGGGCTAGACGCAGATTTTCAGAAGGAGATTTTTTAACAGCAGTTGTTACCTATCCTACCGTTGCCCCTCCCGTAGTTCGCAAAGAAATCAAGCAATTGGTACAGGAATTAGGCATTGATGATGTACAAACAGCCTATGATGAAGCTGTGTCTGTGGCTATCTTTTTCCTGTGGCGAGAATTTGGCGGAAATCTGAATATTGGCATTGAATCTTTTAAAACTCGCTGTCGTCAAAAAGGGAATAAATGGTCACAAAATGTCCTAGTTTTAGATATTGGTGGGGGAACAACAGATTTAGCTTTAATTGAACTAACTCTAGAAGATAAAACTCCCTTCTTTGCAGATCATGAAGATCGAGGTTTAGGCGGACGTTACTATAAACTGACCCCTAAATTATTAGGTTCTTCAGGACATTTACAATTAGGTGGTGAATTAATTACTTTACGAATTTTCCGCTTGTTAAAAGTAGCAATTTCTGATTTTCTCCTTACCGCAGTCACCACAGGTGACATCGAAAGCGATAAATTAGAAGACTTAATTAACTCTGAATTAAACGACCGTTTTTTAGAAGATGGAAAATTCAAAACTGGTAGTTTGCTAAAATGCATAGATAAAGAAAATCCTGAAGGTGACGTTGCTTTTAAAGATGCCTTGGATACTGCTGAAAAAGTCTTACCAACTCGTTGGCAACAAGCACCCCAACGCCTACAAACCTTTTATACATTATGGGATCATGCGGAAGCTGCCAAACTCAAATTAGGACAAAAAACAACCACAGATGGTTCTTTATTAACTTTCACTTTAAATGAACAACAAATTGGCGAACTGCTTGCCCAAAGTGCTGTTAAATTTCAAGTTAGAAGTTCTGAATCTATTTATTTAACTTTAGATCATCAGCAATTTGAACGGGCAGCAACTTCGTCAATTAAAGAAGCAATTGGTATTGCTAAAGGTTTAATAGAAAGCCGTCTCAGTTCAGAACCTAATCAAAAAGTAGATTGGTTAATTCTTTCTGGAAAAACCTGTAGTCTTGATCTTGTGCAACAACAAATTTACGAAGAATTTAGTCAAGCACCATATTTTGTTTGGAATCCCGAACGAATTACTTTTGTTTTAGAATTTACTAAACTTGCCACTTCCGCAGGTGCTTGTTATGCCGAAAAACTCCGCCGCTTTCGATTTGATCCTGAAGAATCTAAAAGTCTATTACGCAAAGGTGCAAATCAATTAGAAATTGATGTCAAAAACCTGTTTTATTATCTTCCTTGCAACTTTAAACGCAAAACTCAAAGTAACGACCCATTAGCCATTTTTAGTGCTGGACAAGAACTATATCAGCTTGCACCTTGGGATACGGTTGCTAAGGTGCGGACACCTTGGCAGGGGATACAATTAACTAATATTATCCATCGTCAAGATTACGAAAATGGAACTTTTCGACTATGGGGTAGTTTCGACGGTAAGATATTGATGGATAAATTGGGTATGGAAGAACAGGAATTTCTCAAAAAGATCAAAATCCAATTTGAAATAGATCAAGCTTTACAATTTAGTGTTTTACTATGTCGAGGTAATCCCCATTATTTAATAGATGTGGTTGGTATTGATATGAATTCAGTCATATCTAAATCTACTGAAAATGCCTTGTTTGCTGATGGTAATTTAAAATGGAATATTGCTGTTAAAAACCATCAAAACAACTTAAATGATGGTGATATTGCTATTAATGTTTTAGAATCTGCCACAGTTGATCAACCTCATGCTTATCATTTAGTATTTGCTGTTGATAATAATGAAAGTAAATCAATGGAAACATTTCATTATTTACAAGATGGTGTGAAGCAACCAGGCACAGGATTAATTAGTAAACCTTTGCCACCATTTCCTCAAAGTGGTCAACATACTTTCTACATTTACCAAACTGATAGTGATACAAATACCAAAAAATGGCTTCGGATTGGTACACTCAGTAAACCGGATATCATCACAGATTATCCTTGTCAATATCATGTCACTCTTGATAATACAGGCATATTAAGAATGCACGCTGGTGCAGTTCCTTATTGGACATCTAATAATCAAGAATGTCTGGAACAAGAAGGATGTGTTTATCGCGCAGAATTGGAACTACAACCCAATGAAGTTGATAAAGAACGTGATCCTTTTTGCGGTATTCATTAA
- a CDS encoding dynamin family protein, which translates to MEPDKLARLKEYGEFILRQIDSVPQRPSQEEDWVPTSLDDCLLRLREAAQKTVELANSPVKIGVMGEFSSGKSLLLGSLIGYADALPVSENPTTGNVTAIHIKPQDDFATTQVNNYTVEYLSHEGVNECLHFILKEANRRAASAGVTPLQVAKIKTGKDISIWCEEVWKSSNNLELRYLVRELVLFLRAYQAYGEALCGRFYQIDGLTAREGLQLAEMPMAIQYLMFEDLPAANVRLPNAPQRLGTQLLQTSFPLIRRVDIEVKISREIWDVTGAEEFVLLDFPGLGAANSGARDTFLSLRELAQVQTILVLLNGKSPGSDRANKIFTMMQQQRPGQDLKDLILVGVGRFDQLPLESEGGERELDLLINNQSDSQPLQTNTVFQKLKVLKTIIDGAEAFTSQKDRIVLLSPLLGLAELAKRSGQVKAGSEEFLANLDYPEYLERPKKLQQKWGDLSEALLAADGRNQLGKQLGYFAQDGGISKLRELIQTHVANHGLKQLYEDTRRAADGIRQQQEYLKEIIAEIHEQGIPTVDTPALLELRTAIESLDRTYRNFQKNLGKEQLKDRRGIVVSDVIKDELTLKILNWSQWTLLFNKIQNGTITLAEFKGAAGKLFDRGNRVNTSIPTKSDDFYPAFEKTVRELENFASDRIRQAVIDLLSSLAHQITLEREKLQAILQPEIEQEIESKFGLEEADLFYKLLLGSDPRQWKEAIIAEINNHNQTIKPESIFPLAKQDEKHSVGQIFDWSPERNQNPSRSANHQLFVLRLRDEITASASLHLVQYVSESNQQVNIEINGILDQIIPSLQNLSKKEALLRYIAARDSQAELAIPAWLDILTDIATINEEELFTYI; encoded by the coding sequence ATGGAACCAGATAAGCTGGCGCGATTGAAAGAGTACGGTGAATTTATCCTCCGCCAAATTGACTCAGTTCCCCAACGCCCTTCCCAAGAGGAAGATTGGGTTCCCACTAGCCTTGATGATTGTCTGTTGCGGCTGCGAGAGGCGGCACAGAAAACTGTTGAACTAGCCAACTCACCGGTAAAAATTGGCGTAATGGGGGAATTTAGTAGTGGAAAAAGTTTGCTGCTAGGAAGTTTGATTGGTTATGCGGACGCTTTACCTGTGAGTGAAAATCCGACGACAGGTAATGTCACAGCTATTCATATTAAACCCCAGGATGATTTTGCGACTACCCAAGTAAATAATTATACGGTGGAATATTTATCCCATGAAGGGGTAAATGAGTGCTTACACTTCATTCTCAAAGAAGCAAACCGTCGCGCTGCGTCTGCTGGGGTGACACCTTTACAGGTAGCTAAAATTAAAACTGGTAAGGATATCAGTATTTGGTGTGAGGAAGTTTGGAAAAGCTCAAATAATTTAGAGTTGCGTTATTTGGTGCGGGAGTTAGTGTTATTTTTGCGGGCTTATCAGGCTTATGGTGAGGCTTTATGCGGTCGCTTTTACCAAATTGATGGTCTTACTGCTCGTGAGGGTTTACAACTGGCAGAAATGCCAATGGCGATTCAATATCTCATGTTTGAGGATTTACCAGCGGCAAATGTTCGCTTACCAAATGCGCCACAACGATTAGGAACGCAATTATTACAAACCAGTTTTCCCTTAATTCGTCGCGTTGATATTGAAGTGAAAATATCACGGGAAATTTGGGATGTTACGGGTGCAGAAGAGTTTGTGCTGTTGGATTTTCCTGGGTTGGGTGCTGCTAATTCTGGGGCTAGGGATACATTTTTATCGTTGCGAGAATTGGCACAGGTACAGACAATTCTAGTCTTACTGAATGGTAAATCGCCGGGGAGCGATCGCGCCAATAAAATTTTCACAATGATGCAGCAACAACGTCCAGGACAAGACCTCAAGGATTTAATTCTTGTCGGTGTGGGACGTTTTGATCAACTGCCTTTAGAAAGTGAAGGTGGAGAAAGAGAACTAGATTTATTAATTAATAATCAATCTGATTCTCAACCGTTACAAACAAATACAGTTTTCCAAAAATTAAAAGTTCTCAAAACCATTATTGATGGAGCGGAAGCATTTACCAGTCAAAAAGACAGAATTGTTTTATTATCACCCCTGTTAGGATTAGCTGAATTAGCCAAACGTTCGGGTCAAGTGAAAGCAGGTTCCGAGGAATTTCTCGCTAATTTAGATTATCCAGAATATCTGGAAAGACCGAAAAAATTACAACAGAAATGGGGTGATTTAAGTGAAGCTTTATTAGCAGCAGATGGCAGAAATCAATTAGGTAAACAGCTGGGTTATTTTGCTCAGGATGGTGGGATTAGTAAATTAAGAGAACTAATTCAAACTCATGTTGCTAATCACGGCTTAAAGCAATTGTATGAAGATACTCGTCGGGCTGCTGATGGTATCCGTCAACAACAAGAATATCTCAAAGAAATTATTGCCGAGATTCACGAACAAGGTATACCCACAGTTGATACTCCGGCTTTACTAGAATTGAGAACAGCCATAGAGAGTTTAGATAGAACCTACAGAAACTTTCAGAAAAATTTAGGTAAAGAACAACTGAAAGATCGTCGAGGAATTGTCGTTAGTGATGTCATTAAAGATGAACTAACTTTAAAGATTTTGAATTGGAGTCAGTGGACATTATTATTTAATAAAATCCAAAATGGCACAATTACCTTAGCGGAATTTAAAGGTGCAGCGGGGAAATTATTTGATAGAGGAAATCGGGTCAATACCTCCATACCGACTAAGAGTGATGACTTTTATCCAGCCTTTGAGAAAACAGTCAGAGAACTGGAAAACTTTGCGAGCGATCGCATTCGTCAAGCCGTGATAGACTTATTAAGCTCATTGGCACATCAAATCACACTAGAACGGGAAAAACTGCAAGCCATTCTTCAGCCAGAAATAGAACAAGAAATTGAATCAAAATTTGGACTTGAAGAAGCAGATTTATTTTATAAACTGTTATTAGGATCAGATCCTCGTCAATGGAAAGAAGCAATTATTGCCGAAATCAATAACCATAATCAAACCATCAAACCAGAAAGTATTTTTCCCCTAGCTAAACAAGACGAAAAACACAGTGTAGGGCAAATTTTTGATTGGTCACCAGAAAGAAATCAAAACCCATCAAGAAGTGCCAATCATCAACTTTTCGTATTACGACTGCGAGATGAAATCACTGCTAGTGCTAGTCTTCACCTTGTGCAATATGTCAGTGAAAGCAATCAGCAAGTAAATATAGAAATCAATGGAATTTTAGATCAAATTATTCCCAGCTTGCAAAACCTTTCCAAAAAAGAAGCACTACTAAGATATATTGCTGCTAGAGATTCACAAGCTGAACTAGCCATTCCAGCTTGGTTAGATATCTTGACTGATATTGCCACAATTAATGAAGAAGAATTATTTACCTACATTTAA